One region of Pogona vitticeps strain Pit_001003342236 chromosome 1, PviZW2.1, whole genome shotgun sequence genomic DNA includes:
- the ADGRG6 gene encoding adhesion G-protein coupled receptor G6 isoform X1 encodes MSYKSQVWCCQWKWKLNLIILFAVFLTCIQYSALGCSECRMILSNPTGVFTSPCFPNDYPNSQACKWTIRAPSGYIIQITFTDFEMEEAPNCIYDFLRLNTGDNQKTLCGITARGLSFNSSGNEMIVTFTSDFSIQKKGFNATYMRVAVSLRNQKVVIPQFLDVDSVSLANSVQVPDLNQFTLCFEATENSNNSQDWKAFSYCDSSSKEFFSFGKTKEGHFIYISGTQCLLDDTLGINPDGAFFTETFEELCIVWDSSSGTIGLNFRNTYKTAYCFDTFGKVIAGNGKLVLGSDRKDINSLNGDIYNFRLWNFTMNSQALSNLSCDVKGTIVDWENDFWSIPTTLLKAENNLTCGSYLIPMPTIEPTSCANLGSLCQATVNSTTTSPTVTTNMPDTNRTDKQTNATVKCIITSPTVTTNMTDTNRTDKQTNDLQEMKAPAAVVFRVKRNSADSSQPLLQGQEDSKIRGVKNIGIISTPIVWPVKQRPLHTRKSISTEEQSPERKNIFILTTPEVSSSAPQETQVNILGPFTEQANIDHNSSMRNSVFNISRHSNRSLSESGNLREVPSIPLDHVRNMLFPLQQSENMGVGPIWTWASQLEDHISNTLFPSLVTRNILFKPSEDPQWMLSSESDIFSPIDRTPYSFLQSLSAWNEISSYMTSGISEETLPSHSSQSYMHSSESFEDSRLELKRSFENIYLEPTKRILQEDSVQHGFDLAGELQPTKLNYIKNYNSEHLKKQVFNHSGNPSDSLQNTKAWFPDVVTIIQPTEDLLTVEYSRELQGLSKVLTKTKERASEIQETASVPYLYQGTFSMASSKDSLSRFKPLTEQLASPEQEEALILEGKLQLNSFISYINYTSSHSFENIKSKPNTLTGAKHAENNQHDSPHNYVAFSTIVSKISRTQGFGDVTFPAQYVDSLSSSNNYWTLGQKPQVPSKESTEQRVASFSQLNSSPTEQVSFFRSPADLDDDITVNTISNNSTVDYRAVIISISVSPSEDSEGKFSSIYSLRISENMETASQLETELDLPHNTSIPKNETSLLQFPLTSLEVSVIQPSLHSDLLYVTFTYVSNDTASLATQQISDKTPVGYLVNKYPYHADILTPSFESSCSDDICTVSSPINGGMSQSMHMDTWITQFTSVTEYVKTKGYSFQNDFPGMSNLLLETEPLQILHIQSHKPQIKAITEFGSHSTVLMFSTPLISKGLKNSLDQYSPGFGYSWSEDTSIQTNPLNKSILTDKEEQPAEDAKSKLNSSFQLDHADMLDVDDRSIRMNIEAFVSERESVWKLHQYISKPADSSVNKIWSSSIVHTTESYMWSVSPSFEDSLGYENTVNNFYFFEPIAFSAVNDMISQSFPFAETIKNFNENTLNRTETMTGVTFHPNLEVQNSVEVSAYGNAVAGVVSEANQKTTLSHSSSSPESVLSCFLCNSFIDWGCPCGREVKHSMLKYKVRFDRSGFRITGVA; translated from the exons ctCTTGGATGCTCTGAATGTCGTATGATACTGTCCAACCCCACAGGAGTTTTTACTTCCCCCTGCTTTCCTAATGACTATCCAAATAGTCAGGCATGCAAATGGACCATCAGGGCGCCTTCTGGATATATAATCCAAATAACATTTACTGATTTTGAAATGGAAGAAGCTCCCAACTGCATTTATGATTTCCTAAGACTAAACACTGGAGACAACCAAAAAACTCTTTGTGGTATCACTGCCAGAGGTTTATCATTTAATTCATCTGGAAATGAAATGATTGTAACTTTTACAAGTGACTTTAGTATCCAAAAGAAAGGTTTCAATGCCACTTATATGCGAG TTGCTGTGTCCTTGAGGAATCAAAAAGTTGTCATTCCCCAGTTCTTGGATGTTGACTCAGTATCTCTGGCAAATTCTGTCCAAGTGCCAGACCTTAACCAGTTCACACTGTGCTTTGAAGCaacagaaaacagcaacaacagccaaGACTGGAAGGCTTTCTCCTATTGTGATTCTTCATCTAAAGAATTCTTCAGCTTTGGGAAGACAAAAGAAGGCCACTTCATATATATCTCAGGCACACAGTGTTTGTTAGATGATACCCTTGGCATCAATCCTGATGGAGCCTTCTTCACAGAAACGTTTGAAGAGCTTTGCATTGTATGGGATAGCTCCTCCGGCACCATAGGTCTAAATTTCAGGAACACGTATAAAACAGCATACTGTTTTGATACTTTTGGAAAGGTCATTGCTGGTAATGGGAAGTTGGTTCTGGGTTCTGATAGAAAAGATATAAACTCTCTCAACGGAGACATTTACAACTTTCGGCTTTGGAATTTCACAATGAATTCCCAAGCACTTTCCAACCTCAGCTGTGATGTGAAAGGGACTATTGTAGACTGGGAAAATGACTTTTGGAGCATCCCAACAACATTgctaaaagcagaaaacaacctGACCTGTG GTTCCTATCTTATTCCAATGCCCACAATTGAACCAACTAGCTGTGCAAACCTGGGAAGCCTCTGCCAAG CTACTGTAAATTCTACCACTACATCACCCACTGTTACCACTAACATGCCTGATACTAACAGAACCGATAAACAAACCAATG CTACTGTAAAATGCATCATTACATCACCCACTGTCACCACTAACATGACTGATACTAACAGAACCGATAAACAAACCAATG ACCTGCAGGAAATGAAAGCTCCTGCTGCAGTGGTCTTCAGAGTCAAGAGAAATTCAGCTGATTCTTCTCAGCCTCTACTGCAAGGGCAGGAAGATTCAAAGATAAGAGGTGTCAAAAACATAGGAATTATTTCAACTCCAATAGTTTGGCCTGTGAAACAAAGGCCTCTTCATACCAGGAAATCCATATCAACTGAGGAGCAAAGTCCAGAGAGGAAAAATATATTCATTCTGACAACCCCTGAGGTCTCATCATCTGCTCCACAGGAAACACAAGTTAatatcttgggtccttttacaGAACAAGCAAATATAGACCATAATTCTTCTATGAGGAACTCAGTATTTAATATTTCCAGGCACTCTAATAGATCACTAAGTGAGAGTGGTAATCTGAGGGAAGTACCTAGTATCCCTCTTGATCATGTGAGGAATATGTTATTTCCTCTTCAACAGAGTGAAAATATGGGTGTAGGACCAATATGGACTTGGGCATCTCAGTTAGAAGATCATATATCAAATACTTTATTCCCTTCTCTGGTGACCAGGAACATACTTTTTAAACCCTCGGAGGATCCTCAATGGATGCTGTCATCTGAGAGTGATATATTCTCTCCTATTGATAGAACTCCTTACAGCTTTTTACAGTCTTTGAGTGCATGGAATGAAATTTCATCTTACATGACTTCTGGAATTTCAGAGGAAACTCTTCCTTCTCATTCTAGTCAGTCTTATATGCACTCTAGTGAATCATTTGAAGACTCAAGACTGGAACTAAAGAGGTCATTTGAGAACATCTACCTGGAGCCTACTAAGAGAATTCTGCAAGAAGATTCCGTTCAACATGGCTTTGACCTTGCTGGCGAACTGCAGCCCACAAAGCTTAATTATATCAAAAACTATAattcagaacatttaaaaaaacaagtttttaatCACAGTGGAAATCCCTCTGACTCTTTACAAAACACAAAAGCCTGGTTTCCAGATGTTGTGACAATAATTCAGCCAACAGAAGATCTGCTGACTGTGGAATACAGTAGAGAATTACAGGGGTTATCAAAAGTGTTaaccaaaacaaaagagagagcatCAGAAATTCAGGAAACTGCATCTGTTCCCTATTTATATCAAGGAACTTTCAGTATGGCTTCTTCAAAAGATAGCTTATCTAGATTTAAGCCTCTTACTGAACAGCTAGCTTCCCCAGAGCAGGAGGAGGCTTTAATTCTGGAAGGTAAACTTCAATTAAACTCATTTATTTCTTATATTAACTACACGTCTTCTCATtcctttgaaaatattaaatcaaAACCAAATACGCTTACAGGAGCTAAGCATGCAGAAAACAATCAACATGATAGCCCACATAATTATGTTGCTTTTTCCACTATTGTTTCTAAAATCAGTAGAACCCAGGGGTTTGGTGATGTAACTTTTCCAGCACAATATGTAGATAGTCTGTCTTCATCAAATAACTATTGGACCTTGGGTCAAAAACCACAAGTGCCTTCTAAGGAATCTACAGAACAAAGGGTGGCCTCATTTAGTCAGCTGAATTCTTCTCCAACAGAGCAAGTGTCGTTTTTCAGATCCCCTGCTGATTTAGATGATGATATCACCGTGAACACAATCTCTAATAATAGTACAGTGGACTATAGAGCTGTAATAATAAGCATATCTGTTTCTCCGTCAGAAGACAGTGAAGGGAAGTTCAGCTCAATATACTCATTAAGGATTTCAGAAAATATGGAAACAGCATCACAACTGGAAACGGAACTAGACCTTCCTCACAACACAAGTATACCCAAAAATGAAACATCACTGCTTCAGTTCCCTTTGACTTCACTAGAAGTATCTGTGATCCAACCTTCCTTGCATTCTGATTTATTGTATGTAACATTCACTTATGTCTCCAATGATACTGCCAGTTTAGCTACGCAACAAATTTCTGATAAAACTCCAGTCGGCTATTTAGTAAATAAGTATCCTTATCATGCTGATATATTAACACCTTCCTTTGAGTCTTCATGTTCGGATGACATCTGCACAGTTTCATCTCCAATAAATGGTGGAATGTCACAAAGTATGCATATGGACACATGGATAACTCAGTTCACAAGTGTGACTGAATATGTAAAAACTAAAGGATACTCATTTCAGAATGATTTTCCAGGGATGTCAAACCTGTTGTTAGAGACAGAGCCATTACAGATATTGCATATTCAAAGTCATAAACCCCAGATCAAAGCAATCACAGAATTTGGTAGCCACTCAACAGTGCTGATGTTTTCGACACCATTAATTTCGAAAGGTCTGAAAAATAGCCTAGATCAATACTCTCCTGGCTTTGGCTATTCATGGAGTGAAGACACAAGCATACAGACAAACCCACTGAATAAAAGTATTCTGACTGACAAGGAAGAGCAACCTGCAGAAGATGCAAAAAGCAAACTTAACTCTTCCTTTCAACTAGATCATGCGGACATGCTTGATGTAGATGATAGAAGTATTAGGATGAATATAGAAGCATTTGTTTCAGAAAGAGAATCAGTTTGGAAATTACATCAGTATATTAGCAAACCTGCTGATAGTTCTGTTAACAAAATATGGTCTTCCAGTATTGTCCATACTACTGAATCATACATGTGGTCAGTTTCTCCCTCATTTGAAGACTCCTTGGGCTATGAAAACACAGTAAAcaatttttacttttttgaaCCAATAGCATTTTCAGCAGTAAATGATATGATATCGCAGTCTTTTCCATTTGCTGAAACAATTAAGAATTTTAATGAAAACACATTGAATAGGACAGAAACTATGACTGGAGTGACATTCCATCCTAACTTAGAAGTTCAGAACTCAGTGGAAGTGTCAGCTTATGGAAATGCTGTGGCCGGTGTGGTATCTGAAGCAAACCAAAAGACAACATTGAGTCATAGCAGCAGCTCTCCTGAatctgttttgtcttgttttttgtgTAACTCCTTCATTGACTGGGGCTGCCCATGTGGACGTGAGGTCAAGCACAGTATGTTAAAATATAAAGTTAGATTTGATAGAAGTGGGTTTAGAATAACTGGGGTAGCTTAG